A genomic window from Eptesicus fuscus isolate TK198812 chromosome 19, DD_ASM_mEF_20220401, whole genome shotgun sequence includes:
- the TSPYL5 gene encoding testis-specific Y-encoded-like protein 5 — MSGRSRGRKSSRAKGRGKGRAKGRARAAADHAPRDPDPPDPPQGQRLGEDTPAAAQVQAGAGWGGLESAALPGPGEDASRLPLDCGLALRAAGERGQAASRLGLGKATSLSERLAADTVFVGTVGTVGRLRNGPRVRNLRGHAGKKAPVGKGPQATAGGKPRRDPAGECASAPAEEEQTVEKDDAGAGTPATTDGSMDTLESVQLKLESMNAQADRAYLRLSRKFGQLRLHHLERRNVLIQSVPGFWGQALQNHPQLSSFLNSKDKEVLGYLNSLEVEELGLARLGYKIKFYFERNPYFQNKVLIKEYGCGPSGQVVSRSTPIQWLPGHDLQSLSQGSPDNSPSFFGWFSNHSSIESDKIVEIINEELWPNPLQYYLMSEGARAEKGKEARQGAGKQPVEAPEPAANKSK, encoded by the coding sequence ATGAGCGGCCGAAGCCGGGGCCGCAAGTCCTCCCGCGCCAAGGGCCGGGGCAAAGGCCGCGCCAAAGGCCGCGCGCGCGCCGCTGCCGACCACGCCCCGCGCGACCCGGACCCTCCGGACCCCCCGCAGGGCCAGCGGCTCGGGGAGGACACCCCGGCGGCGGCACAGGTGCAGGCTGGCGCGGGGTGGGGCGGCCTGGAAAGCGCCGCGCTCCCGGGGCCCGGGGAGGACGCCTCCCGGCTCCCGCTGGACTGTGGCCTCGCGCTGCGAGCGGCGGGGGAGCGCGGGCAGGCTGCGTCCAGGCTCGGCCTGGGGAAGGCCACCTCCCTCTCCGAGCGCCTGGCGGCGGACACTGTCTTCGTAGGCACCGTGGGAACCGTGGGGAGGCTGAGGAACGGCCCCCGCGTTCGAAACCTGCGTGGGCACGCCGGGAAGAAGGCCCCAGTGGGGAAGGGCCCCCAGGCCACAGCCGGTGGGAAGCCCAGGAGAGACCCCGCGGGGGAGTGTGCGTCTGCCCCAGCGGAAGAGGAGCAGACGGTGGAGAAGGATGACGCAGGGGCGGGGACCCCGGCGACGACGGATGGCAGCATGGATACGCTGGAGTCCGTCCAGCTGAAGCTGGAGTCCATGAACGCCCAGGCCGACAGGGCCTACCTTCGCCTCTCTCGCAAGTTTGGGCAGTTGCGGCTGCACCACTTAGAGCGCAGGAACGTCCTCATTCAGAGTGTCCCCGGCTTCTGGGGCCAGGCTTTGCAGAACCACCCCCAGCTCTCCTCCTTTCTgaacagcaaagacaaagaagtgCTCGGCTACCTGAACAGCCTGGAGGTGGAAGAGCTGGGCCTCGCCAGACTGGGCTACAAGATCAAGTTCTACTTCGAGCGCAACCCCTATTTCCAAAATAAGGTGCTCATCAAGGAATATGGGTGTGGCCCCTCAGGTCAGGTGGTGTCTCGTTCTACTCCAATCCAGTGGCTCCCGGGACACGATCTCCAGTCCCTGAGCCAGGGGAGCCCAGACAACAGCCCTAGCTTCTTTGGGTGGTTTTCAAACCACAGCTCCATTGAGTCTGACAAGATCGTTGAGATTATCAATGAGGAGCTGTGGCCCAATCCCCTGCAGTACTACCTTATGAGTGAAGGGGCCCGtgcagagaaaggaaaggaggccaGGCAGGGCGCCGGGAAGCAGCCAGTGGAGGCCCCCGAGCCTGCGGCCAACAAGTCCAAGTAA